A region of Pongo pygmaeus isolate AG05252 chromosome 15, NHGRI_mPonPyg2-v2.0_pri, whole genome shotgun sequence DNA encodes the following proteins:
- the NFKBIA gene encoding NF-kappa-B inhibitor alpha, with the protein MFQAAERPQEWAMEGPRDGLKKERLLDDRHDSGLDSMKDEEYEQMVKELQEIRLEPQEVPRGAEPWKQQLTEDGDSFLHLAIIHEEKALTMEVIRQVKGDLAFLNFQNNLQQTPLHLAVITNQPEIAEALLGAGCDPELRDFRGNTPLHLACEQGCLASVGVLTQSCTTQHLHSILKATNYNGHTCLHLASIHGYLGIVELLVSLGADVNAQEPCNGRTALHLAVDLQNPDLVSLLLKCGADVNRVTYQGYSPYQLTWGRPSTRIQQQLGQLTLENLQMLPESEDEESYDTESEFTEFTEDELPYDDCVFGGQRLTL; encoded by the exons ATGTTCCAGGCGGCCGAGCGCCCCCAGGAGTGGGCCATGGAGGGCCCCCGCGACGGGCTGAAGAAGGAGCGGCTACTGGACGACCGCCACGACAGCGGCCTGGACTCCATGAAGGACGAGGAGTACGAGCAGATGGTCAAGGAGCTGCAGGAGATCCGCCTCGAGCCGCAGGAGGTGCCGCGCGGCGCGGAGCCCTGGAAGCAGCAGCTCACCGAGGACGGGGACTC GTTCCTGCACTTGGCCATCATCCATGAAGAAAAGGCACTGACCATGGAAGTGATCCGCCAGGTGAAGGGAGACCTGGCCTTCCTCAACTTCCAGAACAACCTGCAGCAG actccactccacttggcTGTGATCACCAACCAGCCAGAAATTGCTGAGGCGCTTCTGGGAGCTGGCTGTGATCCTGAGCTCCGAGACTTTCGAGGAAATACCCCCCTACACCTTGCCTGTGAGCAGGGCTGCCTGGCCAGTGTGGGAGTCCTGACTCAGTCCTGCACCACCCAGCACCTCCACTCCATCCTGAAGGCTACCAACTACAATG GCCACACGTGTCTACACTTAGCCTCTATCCATGGCTACCTGGGCATCGTGGAGCTTTTGGTGTCCTTGGGTGCGGATGTCAATGCTCAG GAGCCCTGTAATGGCCGGACTGCCCTTCACCTCGCAGTGGACCTGCAGAATCCTGACCTGGTGTCGCTCCTGTTGAAGTGTGGGGCTGATGTCAACAGAGTTACCTACCAGGGCTATTCTCCCTACCAGCTCACCTGGGGCCGCCCAAGCACCCGGATACAGCAGCAGCTGGGCCAGCTGACACTAGAAAACCTTCAGATGCTGCCAGAGAGTGAGGATGAGGAGAGCTATGACACAGAGTCAGAGTTCACGGAGTTCACGGAGGACGAG CTGCCCTATGATGACTGTGTGTTTGGAGGCCAGCGTCTGACGTTATGA